In the Gossypium raimondii isolate GPD5lz chromosome 9, ASM2569854v1, whole genome shotgun sequence genome, one interval contains:
- the LOC105799903 gene encoding uncharacterized protein LOC105799903 isoform X2 has product MAEVLDDGEFWLPSQFLTDDDFFADGVKATNNTNNLKDGFGLELDGSKSLFPFEIPGGFGSLGLSPDLGSPVESVLGSTETESDEDYLAGLTRQMAHSTLEDDSRRNDRSFAAENTKGWALSSSPQSTLCALPSGCGCKQGSSRASPNCQSRVSSPPGTWDLLYAAAGEVERLRMNEEGYGGFSNRGLLGPPARKPSPNLDVSGFYTQQSLSHNKLRTTHFQQLKQQQLMKQQNALAWGGLKQQQENHVVQNRGRYASRTLGLAPSAWPPLQQQQPQPANGSGMRAVFLGNPNGKRECAGTGVFLPRRVGSFSEPRKKSACPTVLVPARVAQALNLNLDEIGAQPQLQHPRFNPSFTSDAAALRLRSGGNFVGNQKQRSLRPQQEMSHEVRLPQEWTY; this is encoded by the exons ATGGCGGAGGTTTTGGACGACGGTGAGTTTTGGCTTCCGTCCCAGTTCTTAACCGACGATGACTTTTTCGCTGACGGAGTTAAGGCTACCAACAATACCAATAATCTTAAAGATGGGTTCGGGTTAGAGCTTGATGGTTCCAAGTCTTTGTTTCCCTTTGAGATCCCCGGTGGGTTTGGGTCTCTCGGGTTGTCTCCGGATCTAGGTTCTCCTGTTGAGTCTGTGCTGGGTTCAACTGAAACAGAGAGTGATGAAGATTATCTCGCTGGCTTAACTCGCCAAATGGCTCACTCCACTCTCGAAGACGATTCCCGCCGAAACGACCGCTCGTTTGCCGCTGAAAATACCAAG GGTTGGGCCTTGTCCAGTTCACCGCAGTCTACCCTATGTGCGTTACCGAGCGGTTGTGGTTGTAAGCAAGGTTCTAGTCGTGCAAGCCCGAACTGTCAATCTCGAGTTTCGTCGCCGCCGGGAACCTGGGACTTGCTTTATGCAGCGGCCGGTGAAGTGGAAAGGTTGCGAATGAATGAAGAAGGGTATGGTGGATTCAGCAACAGAGGCCTTTTGGGTCCACCAGCTAGAAAACCCTCTCCAAATCTCGATGTTTCTGGGTTTTACACTCAACAGTCACTTTCTCACAATAAGCTGCGGACCACTCAT TTCCAGCAACTGAAGCAACAACAGCTAATGAAGCAACAAAACGCGTTGGCGTGGGGAGGATTGAAGCAGCAACAAGAAAACCATGTGGTCCAAAACAGAGGAAGGTATGCCAGTAGGACTTTAGGTTTGGCCCCATCTGCGTGGCCCCCTCTGCAGCAACAGCAACCCCAGCCAGCGAACGGGTCGGGTATGCGGGCTGTTTTCTTGGGCAATCCAAATGGGAAAAGGGAATGTGCTGGAACTGGTGTTTTCTTGCCTCGTCGCGTTGGAAGCTTTTCTGAACCTCGCAAGAAGTCAG CTTGTCCTACTGTTTTGGTTCCAGCTAGAGTGGCTCAGGCCTTGAACTTGAATCTGGATGAGATTGGGGCTCAACCTCAGCTTCAGCACCCTCGGTTCAACCCAAGCTTCACTTCTG ATGCTGCTGCTTTGAGGCTTCGAAGTGGGGGAAATTTTGTGGGAAATCAAAAGCAGCGGAGTTTGAGGCCACAGCAAGAGATGAGTCATGAAGTTCGTTTACCGCAGGAGTGGACTTATTGA
- the LOC105799903 gene encoding uncharacterized protein LOC105799903 isoform X1 — MAEVLDDGEFWLPSQFLTDDDFFADGVKATNNTNNLKDGFGLELDGSKSLFPFEIPGGFGSLGLSPDLGSPVESVLGSTETESDEDYLAGLTRQMAHSTLEDDSRRNDRSFAAENTKGWALSSSPQSTLCALPSGCGCKQGSSRASPNCQSRVSSPPGTWDLLYAAAGEVERLRMNEEGYGGFSNRGLLGPPARKPSPNLDVSGFYTQQSLSHNKLRTTHFQQLKQQQLMKQQNALAWGGLKQQQENHVVQNRGRYASRTLGLAPSAWPPLQQQQPQPANGSGMRAVFLGNPNGKRECAGTGVFLPRRVGSFSEPRKKSACPTVLVPARVAQALNLNLDEIGAQPQLQHPRFNPSFTSGSNNAAALRLRSGGNFVGNQKQRSLRPQQEMSHEVRLPQEWTY, encoded by the exons ATGGCGGAGGTTTTGGACGACGGTGAGTTTTGGCTTCCGTCCCAGTTCTTAACCGACGATGACTTTTTCGCTGACGGAGTTAAGGCTACCAACAATACCAATAATCTTAAAGATGGGTTCGGGTTAGAGCTTGATGGTTCCAAGTCTTTGTTTCCCTTTGAGATCCCCGGTGGGTTTGGGTCTCTCGGGTTGTCTCCGGATCTAGGTTCTCCTGTTGAGTCTGTGCTGGGTTCAACTGAAACAGAGAGTGATGAAGATTATCTCGCTGGCTTAACTCGCCAAATGGCTCACTCCACTCTCGAAGACGATTCCCGCCGAAACGACCGCTCGTTTGCCGCTGAAAATACCAAG GGTTGGGCCTTGTCCAGTTCACCGCAGTCTACCCTATGTGCGTTACCGAGCGGTTGTGGTTGTAAGCAAGGTTCTAGTCGTGCAAGCCCGAACTGTCAATCTCGAGTTTCGTCGCCGCCGGGAACCTGGGACTTGCTTTATGCAGCGGCCGGTGAAGTGGAAAGGTTGCGAATGAATGAAGAAGGGTATGGTGGATTCAGCAACAGAGGCCTTTTGGGTCCACCAGCTAGAAAACCCTCTCCAAATCTCGATGTTTCTGGGTTTTACACTCAACAGTCACTTTCTCACAATAAGCTGCGGACCACTCAT TTCCAGCAACTGAAGCAACAACAGCTAATGAAGCAACAAAACGCGTTGGCGTGGGGAGGATTGAAGCAGCAACAAGAAAACCATGTGGTCCAAAACAGAGGAAGGTATGCCAGTAGGACTTTAGGTTTGGCCCCATCTGCGTGGCCCCCTCTGCAGCAACAGCAACCCCAGCCAGCGAACGGGTCGGGTATGCGGGCTGTTTTCTTGGGCAATCCAAATGGGAAAAGGGAATGTGCTGGAACTGGTGTTTTCTTGCCTCGTCGCGTTGGAAGCTTTTCTGAACCTCGCAAGAAGTCAG CTTGTCCTACTGTTTTGGTTCCAGCTAGAGTGGCTCAGGCCTTGAACTTGAATCTGGATGAGATTGGGGCTCAACCTCAGCTTCAGCACCCTCGGTTCAACCCAAGCTTCACTTCTGGTAGCAATA ATGCTGCTGCTTTGAGGCTTCGAAGTGGGGGAAATTTTGTGGGAAATCAAAAGCAGCGGAGTTTGAGGCCACAGCAAGAGATGAGTCATGAAGTTCGTTTACCGCAGGAGTGGACTTATTGA